The following are encoded together in the Nocardioides thalensis genome:
- a CDS encoding diacylglycerol kinase family protein — MTRSYSFLVNPTSGGGTAPRVVVPVARRLREAGAAVEVTYTSSAADVPPLVKAAVAAGSVVVAVGGDGMLSSVAGEVARAGGVLAVLPAGRGNDFVRQLDLPADADAQVRLLETGEPRPIDLLAVTGGAEVLVAGSVYCGVDARAGELVNRSHWLPSKLQYPVATVRALATYRPFDLAVTLEGDDGVQHSQHRAACVVVANSGYYGKGVHIAPSAVVDDGALDVVVIEAAGRLDLIRSLPKAYDGSHVALDEVTVLRGRRVTISGTYDDGSAVPAGADGEPLGSLGTAADPLTVELRPGAVRMLA; from the coding sequence GTGACGCGGTCCTACAGCTTCCTGGTCAACCCCACGTCCGGCGGAGGTACGGCGCCGCGGGTCGTCGTGCCGGTCGCCCGGCGGCTCCGGGAGGCCGGTGCCGCGGTCGAGGTGACCTACACGAGCTCGGCGGCCGACGTACCCCCGCTCGTGAAGGCGGCCGTCGCGGCGGGCTCGGTCGTGGTCGCCGTCGGTGGCGACGGGATGCTGTCGTCGGTCGCGGGCGAGGTCGCCCGGGCCGGCGGCGTGCTCGCGGTGCTGCCCGCGGGGCGGGGCAACGACTTCGTGCGCCAGCTCGACCTGCCGGCCGATGCCGACGCTCAGGTGCGGTTGCTCGAGACAGGCGAGCCGCGGCCGATCGACCTGCTCGCGGTGACCGGCGGCGCGGAGGTGCTGGTGGCGGGCTCGGTCTACTGCGGGGTCGACGCGCGCGCCGGCGAGCTGGTCAACCGGTCACACTGGCTGCCGTCGAAGCTCCAGTACCCGGTCGCCACGGTGCGCGCGTTGGCGACGTACCGCCCCTTCGACCTCGCCGTCACGCTCGAGGGTGACGACGGTGTGCAGCACTCGCAGCACCGCGCCGCGTGTGTCGTGGTGGCCAACTCCGGCTATTACGGCAAGGGCGTCCACATCGCGCCGTCGGCCGTGGTCGACGACGGCGCGCTCGACGTGGTCGTCATCGAGGCGGCCGGACGCCTCGACCTCATCAGGTCGCTGCCCAAGGCCTACGACGGCAGCCACGTCGCCCTCGACGAGGTGACCGTGCTCCGCGGCCGGCGGGTCACGATCAGCGGCACCTACGACGACGGCAGCGCGGTCCCCGCCGGCGCCGACGGCGAGCCGCTCGGCTCCCTCGGCACGGCCGCCGACCCGCTCACCGTCGAGCTCCGCCCCGGCGCCGTCCGCATGCTCGCCTGA
- a CDS encoding GH1 family beta-glucosidase, translated as MASDAPGPAPYPRLPGGFRFGVSTAAYPIEGATVEDGRGPSIWDAFAALPGAIDDGTDASTAADHYHRVEEDVALLARLGAPGYQFSIAWPRVLPTGRGEVNQRGLDHYDRLVDRLLTAGIEPVVSLYHWDLPQALQDDGGWLNRSTVDAFAEYTAVVGERLADRVHQWIPITEPSVVAMRGYGIGEHAPGQHLLFDCLPAAHHLLLAHGRAAIELRRLGAAEVGCSNNHSPMWPASDDEADVGVTKLFDQLWNGMFLEPMIFGRYPEDVAEVMDQYVQPGDLATIRQPLDFYGVSYYSPLRVAATTDENADSPFRFMEVLGRPSTDAGWAVVPEALREWLIMTRARYRAGLPPLVITECGAAYVDTPDETGVVDDQQRIEWLAAHVEAVAAAVRRGVDVRGLYVWTLLDAWEWRRGYTAPYGLVHVDRETQQRTPKRSFEWYAGLIEANRDRIEDEPA; from the coding sequence GTGGCCTCCGACGCGCCGGGTCCGGCGCCGTACCCAAGGCTGCCTGGGGGCTTCCGCTTCGGCGTCTCCACGGCGGCGTACCCGATCGAGGGCGCGACCGTCGAGGACGGGCGCGGCCCGAGCATCTGGGACGCCTTCGCGGCCCTGCCCGGCGCCATCGACGACGGCACCGACGCGAGCACGGCGGCCGACCACTACCACCGCGTGGAGGAGGACGTCGCGCTGCTCGCGCGGCTGGGCGCGCCGGGCTACCAGTTCTCGATCGCGTGGCCGCGCGTGCTGCCGACCGGGCGCGGCGAGGTCAACCAGCGCGGCCTCGACCACTACGACCGCCTCGTCGACCGGCTGCTCACCGCCGGCATCGAGCCGGTGGTCTCGCTCTACCACTGGGACCTCCCGCAGGCGCTGCAGGACGACGGCGGCTGGCTCAACCGGTCGACGGTCGACGCGTTCGCCGAGTACACCGCGGTCGTGGGCGAGCGGCTCGCCGACCGGGTCCACCAGTGGATCCCGATCACCGAGCCGAGCGTGGTCGCGATGCGCGGCTACGGCATCGGGGAGCACGCCCCGGGCCAGCACCTCCTCTTCGACTGCCTCCCAGCGGCTCACCACCTGCTGCTCGCGCACGGCCGCGCCGCGATCGAGCTGCGGCGCCTCGGCGCGGCGGAGGTCGGGTGCTCCAACAACCACTCGCCGATGTGGCCGGCGAGCGACGACGAGGCCGACGTCGGCGTGACGAAGCTCTTCGACCAGCTCTGGAACGGGATGTTCCTCGAGCCGATGATCTTCGGCCGCTATCCCGAGGACGTCGCCGAGGTCATGGACCAGTACGTGCAGCCCGGCGACCTCGCGACGATCCGCCAGCCGCTCGACTTCTACGGCGTCAGCTACTACAGCCCGCTGCGGGTGGCGGCCACGACCGACGAGAACGCCGACAGCCCGTTCCGGTTCATGGAGGTGCTCGGCCGGCCGAGCACCGACGCGGGCTGGGCGGTCGTGCCCGAGGCGCTGCGGGAGTGGCTGATCATGACCCGCGCCCGCTACCGCGCGGGCCTGCCGCCGCTCGTCATCACCGAGTGCGGCGCGGCGTACGTCGACACGCCCGACGAGACGGGCGTCGTCGACGACCAGCAGCGGATCGAGTGGCTCGCCGCGCACGTGGAGGCCGTCGCGGCCGCCGTACGGCGGGGCGTCGACGTGCGCGGGCTCTACGTCTGGACGCTCCTCGATGCCTGGGAGTGGCGACGCGGGTACACGGCGCCGTACGGCCTGGTGCACGTCGACCGCGAGACCCAGCAGCGCACGCCGAAGCGGTCGTTCGAGTGGTACGCCGGCCTGATCGAGGCCAACCGCGACCGGATCGAGGACGAGCCCGCCTGA
- a CDS encoding YoaK family protein — translation MIARLRSLPADRLHLWLMLALTFSAGINDAVGFLGLDRVFTGNMTGNVVILGMGVAGGEDLPVLGPALALAGFMAGAALAGRALRRATTSWTRATTVLFAIVAVLMFGLAVVLFVVGEDPEQHVRVTATTTAAVAMGVQAATARHVAVPEVSTVVVTSTIIGFAADSVFGNGRHHHGWRRFLAVSLIVLGAAAGTLMLEVHLAVGLLVAGVITAAVTVTGALHAPAAQAASAVQGGRQQ, via the coding sequence GTGATCGCCCGCCTCCGCTCCCTGCCGGCCGACCGGCTGCACCTGTGGCTGATGCTGGCGCTGACGTTCTCGGCGGGCATCAACGACGCGGTCGGCTTCCTCGGCCTCGACCGGGTGTTCACCGGCAACATGACCGGCAACGTGGTCATCCTCGGCATGGGTGTCGCCGGCGGCGAGGACCTGCCCGTGCTCGGCCCGGCGCTGGCGCTGGCCGGGTTCATGGCCGGCGCCGCGCTCGCGGGCCGCGCGCTGCGACGGGCCACGACCTCGTGGACACGCGCGACGACGGTCCTCTTCGCCATCGTCGCGGTGCTGATGTTCGGCCTCGCCGTGGTGCTGTTCGTGGTCGGCGAGGACCCCGAGCAGCACGTGCGCGTCACCGCGACGACGACGGCGGCCGTGGCGATGGGCGTGCAGGCCGCGACCGCCCGTCACGTCGCGGTGCCGGAGGTCTCCACGGTCGTCGTGACGTCGACGATCATCGGCTTCGCCGCCGACTCGGTCTTCGGCAACGGGCGGCACCACCACGGCTGGCGCCGGTTCCTGGCCGTGTCGCTGATCGTCCTCGGCGCCGCCGCCGGCACGCTGATGCTCGAGGTGCACCTGGCGGTGGGGCTGCTGGTGGCCGGCGTGATCACCGCGGCCGTCACGGTGACCGGCGCGCTGCACGCACCCGCGGCGCAGGCGGCGTCAGCGGTCCAGGGCGGTCGCCAGCAGTAG
- a CDS encoding TetR/AcrR family transcriptional regulator, with translation MARDTRTRMVHGAARMVGTRGAGRTSLRELAKEAGVPLGSTYHHFPGGKQQLVEEAVRTIGAHITRIIESGRERGAGAALDVLSQEWRAVLESTEFRTGCAVLAVATEDDEALAGVATEVFASWESGLESVLADAGVASERAPRLARTLIAAVEGAVALCRAERSIAPLDDVMTELHLLLATALDR, from the coding sequence ATGGCCCGCGACACACGCACCCGGATGGTCCACGGCGCCGCCCGCATGGTCGGCACCCGTGGCGCCGGGCGCACCAGCCTGCGGGAGCTCGCCAAGGAGGCCGGCGTGCCCCTCGGCTCGACCTACCACCACTTTCCCGGCGGCAAGCAGCAGCTGGTCGAGGAGGCCGTCCGCACCATCGGCGCCCACATCACCCGGATCATCGAGTCGGGCCGCGAGCGCGGAGCGGGCGCTGCCCTCGACGTCCTCTCGCAGGAGTGGCGGGCGGTCCTCGAGAGCACCGAGTTCCGCACCGGGTGCGCCGTACTCGCTGTCGCCACCGAGGACGACGAGGCGCTCGCCGGCGTGGCCACCGAGGTCTTCGCGTCGTGGGAGTCCGGGCTGGAGAGCGTGCTGGCCGACGCCGGCGTCGCGAGCGAGCGTGCGCCGCGCCTCGCCCGGACGCTGATCGCCGCCGTCGAGGGAGCCGTGGCGCTGTGCCGCGCGGAGCGGTCGATCGCGCCGCTCGACGACGTGATGACCGAGCTGCACCTACTGCTGGCGACCGCCCTGGACCGCTGA
- a CDS encoding TIGR03086 family metal-binding protein, giving the protein MTALPGPTADPGVDLLQRALDYTRGALASVRPEHLCHPTPCDLWRLGDLLAHMEDALDAFSEGADGAIGLHSAAPAPLAQRLDAIRLKACHLLGAWASATTPIVLVGGRPMPVGTIARLAAVEITVHGWDVHQATGSAVPVPAPFAEALMPTALAIALEQDGEFGPPVPVPDGAGPARRLLALLGRAA; this is encoded by the coding sequence GTGACCGCACTCCCCGGCCCCACGGCGGACCCGGGGGTCGACCTGCTCCAGCGCGCGCTCGACTACACACGGGGTGCGCTGGCCTCGGTGCGCCCCGAGCACCTGTGCCACCCGACGCCCTGCGACCTGTGGCGGCTCGGCGACCTGCTCGCGCACATGGAGGACGCGCTCGACGCGTTCTCCGAGGGCGCCGACGGCGCCATCGGCCTGCACAGCGCCGCGCCGGCGCCGCTCGCGCAGCGGCTCGACGCCATCCGCCTCAAGGCGTGCCACCTGCTCGGCGCCTGGGCGAGCGCCACCACGCCGATCGTGCTGGTCGGCGGGCGGCCGATGCCGGTCGGCACGATCGCCCGGCTCGCGGCGGTCGAGATCACGGTCCACGGGTGGGACGTGCACCAGGCGACCGGCTCCGCCGTACCGGTTCCCGCTCCGTTCGCCGAGGCCCTGATGCCGACGGCGCTCGCGATCGCGCTCGAGCAGGACGGGGAGTTCGGGCCGCCGGTCCCGGTGCCCGACGGCGCCGGGCCCGCCCGCCGGCTGCTGGCGCTGCTCGGCCGCGCGGCCTGA
- a CDS encoding sigma-70 family RNA polymerase sigma factor — protein sequence MGTAVTDTEQATTTPDELADFDALTGRYQRELMAHCYRMSGSVHEAEDLVQETFLRAWKASASFQGRSSVRTWLYKIATNVCLTNLEGRPRRPLPAGLGTADSLAGDALEQDAEVPWLEPIPDAAVEVAERDTIRLAFVAALQHLPARQRAVLILRDVLRWTAAETATALDTTTAAVNSALQRAHAQLGERGLTPDTVSPELTVEQRALLDAYLEAFWAKDIDRIVKLLTYDATWDMPPFLNHYRGAATIGELIGSKCPGGVEDMPMIATMANGQPAFGLYMRQRDGHFVPFHVQVLELDGDRAAVRHVTAFFGAEHFTRLGLPDRLPADYRPLPAAS from the coding sequence ATGGGGACGGCAGTGACCGACACCGAGCAGGCAACCACGACGCCGGACGAGCTGGCGGACTTCGACGCCCTCACCGGGCGCTACCAGCGTGAGCTGATGGCTCACTGCTACCGGATGAGCGGGTCGGTGCACGAGGCCGAGGACCTCGTGCAGGAGACGTTCCTGCGGGCGTGGAAGGCGTCGGCGAGCTTCCAGGGCCGCAGCTCGGTCCGCACGTGGCTCTACAAGATCGCGACCAACGTGTGCCTGACCAACCTCGAGGGCCGTCCGCGCAGGCCGCTCCCGGCCGGGCTCGGCACCGCCGACTCGCTCGCCGGCGACGCGCTCGAGCAGGACGCCGAGGTGCCGTGGCTGGAGCCGATCCCCGACGCGGCCGTCGAGGTCGCCGAGCGCGACACGATCCGGCTCGCGTTCGTCGCCGCGCTCCAGCACCTGCCGGCCCGCCAGCGCGCCGTCCTCATCCTGCGCGACGTGCTCCGCTGGACGGCCGCCGAGACGGCCACCGCGCTCGACACGACCACCGCGGCGGTCAACTCCGCGCTCCAGCGCGCGCACGCCCAGCTCGGCGAGCGCGGCCTGACCCCCGACACCGTGAGCCCCGAGCTGACCGTCGAGCAGCGCGCCCTGCTCGACGCCTACCTCGAGGCGTTCTGGGCCAAGGACATCGACCGCATCGTCAAGCTGCTCACCTACGACGCCACGTGGGACATGCCGCCGTTCCTCAACCACTACCGCGGTGCCGCCACCATCGGCGAGCTGATCGGCTCCAAGTGCCCCGGCGGCGTCGAGGACATGCCGATGATCGCGACGATGGCCAACGGGCAGCCGGCGTTCGGGCTCTACATGCGTCAGCGCGACGGCCACTTCGTGCCGTTCCACGTGCAGGTGCTCGAGCTCGACGGCGACCGCGCCGCCGTACGCCACGTCACGGCGTTCTTCGGCGCCGAGCACTTCACCCGGCTCGGCCTGCCCGACCGGCTGCCGGCCGACTACCGGCCGTTGCCCGCGGCGAGCTGA
- a CDS encoding FAD-binding oxidoreductase has product MTELSTDRRQPEMPATRWGDPAEAGPLPDSVRGLVGMVFPLGDTPAREDVTVPAPALAAELLDSLRSLLGEEQVIVDDEIRRVRTRGKSTPDLLRQRAGDLSDAPDVVVRPRGHDEVQALLGWAAEHRVAVTPFGGGTAVTGGLAVDRAGFAGVVSLDLGGMRRLLSVDPVSSTAVLEPGLRGPEAEALLAEQGLMLGHYPQSFEFASIGGFAVTRSSGQSSAGYGRFDSMVVGLRVATPSGDVRLGSSPANASGPDLRELFLGSEGAFGVITEVTVRVRPLPEVKVYEGWHWPSFAAGADAMRALAQSDLLPTVLRLSDENETAINLARPDAIGGEGSAGSVASGGCLMIAGYEGTPEAVAAKQAAVTAALEKLGGTALGPEPGESWSEGRFAAPYLRDSLLDVGVLVETLETATFWSKRDELYRAVSAALTETLGEGTLVLCHISHVYATGCSLYFTVATEGGEQPLERWLPAKAAACEAIVACGAAISHHHAVGTDHKPYLAAEIGEVGVAALRAVKAALDPQGVLNPGVLIP; this is encoded by the coding sequence ATGACCGAGCTCAGCACCGACCGCCGCCAGCCCGAGATGCCCGCCACCCGGTGGGGCGACCCGGCCGAGGCGGGCCCGCTCCCGGACAGCGTCCGCGGCCTCGTCGGCATGGTGTTCCCGCTCGGCGACACCCCGGCGCGCGAGGACGTGACGGTGCCCGCGCCGGCGCTGGCCGCCGAGCTGCTCGACTCCCTCCGCTCCCTCCTCGGCGAGGAGCAGGTGATCGTCGACGACGAAATACGGCGGGTGCGCACCCGCGGCAAGTCGACGCCCGACCTGCTGCGCCAGCGCGCCGGCGACCTGTCCGACGCCCCGGACGTCGTGGTCCGCCCCCGTGGGCACGACGAGGTGCAGGCGCTCCTCGGCTGGGCGGCCGAGCACCGGGTGGCGGTGACCCCGTTCGGCGGCGGCACCGCGGTCACCGGCGGCCTGGCCGTCGACCGGGCGGGCTTCGCCGGCGTCGTGTCACTCGACCTCGGCGGCATGCGTCGCCTGCTGTCGGTCGACCCGGTCTCGTCGACCGCCGTCCTCGAGCCGGGCCTCCGCGGCCCCGAGGCCGAGGCGCTGCTCGCCGAGCAGGGCCTGATGCTGGGCCACTACCCGCAGTCGTTCGAGTTCGCGTCGATCGGCGGCTTCGCCGTGACCCGGTCGAGCGGCCAGTCGAGCGCCGGCTACGGCCGGTTCGACTCGATGGTCGTCGGGCTGCGCGTCGCCACCCCCAGCGGGGACGTGCGGCTCGGCTCCTCGCCGGCAAACGCGTCCGGCCCCGACCTGCGCGAGCTGTTCCTCGGCTCGGAGGGCGCGTTCGGCGTCATCACCGAGGTGACCGTGCGGGTCCGACCGCTGCCGGAGGTCAAGGTCTACGAGGGCTGGCACTGGCCGTCGTTCGCCGCCGGCGCCGACGCGATGCGGGCGCTCGCGCAGTCCGACCTGCTGCCCACCGTGCTCCGGCTCTCCGACGAGAACGAGACCGCGATCAACCTCGCCCGCCCCGACGCGATCGGCGGCGAGGGCTCCGCGGGATCCGTTGCCTCCGGCGGCTGCCTGATGATCGCCGGCTACGAGGGCACGCCCGAGGCCGTCGCGGCCAAGCAGGCGGCGGTCACCGCCGCGCTCGAGAAGCTCGGCGGCACCGCGCTCGGTCCCGAGCCCGGCGAGTCCTGGTCGGAGGGCAGGTTCGCGGCGCCGTACCTCCGCGACTCGCTGCTCGACGTCGGCGTGCTGGTGGAGACGCTGGAGACCGCGACGTTCTGGTCCAAGCGCGACGAGCTCTACCGTGCCGTGTCCGCGGCGCTCACCGAGACGCTCGGCGAGGGCACGCTGGTGCTCTGCCACATCTCCCACGTCTACGCGACCGGCTGCTCCCTCTACTTCACGGTCGCGACCGAGGGCGGCGAGCAGCCGCTCGAGCGGTGGCTGCCCGCCAAGGCGGCCGCGTGCGAGGCGATCGTCGCGTGCGGCGCGGCGATCAGCCACCACCACGCCGTCGGCACCGACCACAAGCCCTACCTGGCCGCCGAGATCGGCGAGGTGGGCGTCGCGGCGCTGCGGGCGGTCAAGGCCGCCCTCGACCCGCAGGGCGTGCTGAACCCCGGGGTGCTGATCCCGTGA
- a CDS encoding TetR/AcrR family transcriptional regulator, translating to MTSLRHKPEPDRSPRDAYLDAARACILDVGWRRTTLTEVARRAGVSRMTIYRTWADMPRLLADLMTREWGELVAETTSADDGTVPGPEQVADALVRAVKALRDNELFVRIVELDPELILPYLLSRRGRSQDLVLEVLVAAILAGQDAGSVRAGDAQTIARTLLLAVHGFVLSAQTMVDDAVTEQALEAELHRLVVEVLAP from the coding sequence ATGACGTCACTTCGTCACAAGCCGGAGCCGGACCGCAGCCCGCGCGACGCCTACCTCGACGCGGCGCGCGCCTGCATCCTCGACGTCGGCTGGCGCCGCACGACGCTCACCGAGGTCGCCCGCCGCGCGGGCGTCTCGCGGATGACGATCTACCGCACGTGGGCCGACATGCCGCGCCTGCTCGCCGACCTGATGACCCGTGAGTGGGGCGAGCTCGTCGCCGAGACCACCAGCGCCGACGACGGCACCGTGCCCGGCCCCGAGCAGGTGGCCGACGCCCTGGTCCGCGCGGTGAAGGCGCTGCGCGACAACGAGCTGTTCGTGCGGATCGTCGAGCTCGACCCCGAGCTGATCCTCCCCTACCTGCTGTCCCGCCGCGGTCGGTCGCAGGACCTCGTGCTCGAGGTGCTGGTCGCCGCGATCCTCGCCGGCCAGGACGCCGGCAGCGTCCGAGCCGGCGACGCGCAGACCATCGCGCGCACGCTGCTGCTCGCGGTCCACGGGTTCGTGCTGTCGGCCCAGACGATGGTCGACGACGCCGTGACCGAGCAGGCGCTCGAGGCCGAGCTGCACCGCCTGGTCGTGGAGGTGCTCGCCCCGTGA
- a CDS encoding pirin family protein, which produces MTVKVRRSNARFLDRNPGLLTRHAFAFGAHYDPEWASFGPMVCHDDHLLGTGRGFDEHPHSGLEIVTTVLSGELVHTDSTGTERTLGAGEVAVLSAGAGVRHSEMASTAGPARFVQVWLTPDDAERDPAYASAAVDAAPGAGLVPVAGADGPLPVGVAGAAYAVARLDAGETLTLPAAPRLHVYVASGALLRSSLAEPLHDGDAFLMTDEPAHEVAAGVPTDLLVWSLP; this is translated from the coding sequence GTGACGGTGAAGGTTCGCAGATCAAACGCCCGATTCCTGGACCGGAACCCCGGTCTCCTGACGCGGCACGCCTTCGCTTTCGGGGCGCACTACGACCCCGAGTGGGCGTCGTTCGGTCCGATGGTCTGCCACGACGACCACCTCCTCGGCACCGGCCGGGGCTTCGACGAGCACCCGCACAGCGGGCTGGAGATCGTGACGACCGTGCTTTCCGGCGAGCTGGTGCACACCGACTCGACCGGCACCGAGCGCACCCTGGGCGCCGGCGAGGTGGCCGTGCTGTCGGCCGGCGCGGGCGTTCGGCACTCCGAGATGGCGTCGACCGCCGGGCCGGCGCGATTCGTGCAGGTCTGGCTCACGCCGGACGACGCCGAGCGCGATCCCGCCTACGCGTCCGCTGCTGTCGATGCGGCGCCGGGCGCGGGCCTGGTGCCGGTGGCCGGCGCTGACGGCCCGCTCCCGGTCGGCGTCGCCGGCGCTGCGTACGCCGTCGCCCGGCTCGATGCGGGCGAGACGCTCACCCTGCCGGCGGCCCCGCGCCTCCACGTGTACGTCGCCTCCGGTGCCCTGCTCCGCTCCTCGCTGGCCGAGCCGCTGCACGACGGCGACGCGTTCCTCATGACCGACGAGCCCGCGCACGAGGTCGCGGCCGGCGTACCCACCGACCTGCTGGTGTGGTCCCTCCCCTGA
- a CDS encoding FAD-dependent oxidoreductase, with translation MTPTRITPGLAGAPSDVDLVVVGLGVTGAGVALDAATRGLRVLAVDAHDLAFGTSRFSSKLVHGGLRYLASGHVGIAHESAVERGILMETTAPHLTRSMATLIPLSASVDRLHATIARGGLFAGDLLRRAARTSEGTLPRPRRIDRGDTLRYAPPLRHDGLRGGLLGWDGQLEDDARLVTTIARTAAQHGAAVHTRARVLSATGTLVTLRDELTGAVRDVRTRMVVNAAGVWAGDLVDEIKLRPSRGTHLVLRADTLPGLGAAVFAPIPGESNRFVLVLPQPDGTIYVGLTDEPVEGPIPDVAVPTEVEIGFLLDVVSASFERPLRRSDVVGAYAGLRPLLDSGDDHTADLSRKHATVVSRTGVVTIVGGKLTTYRQMAEDAVDAAVARAGLAAGACVTRTLPLSGAAPRAELTALAAADGRPGFARLVRRYGVDAALVLGSAAAATGLSDAALLAPAGDTVPVTLAELVFGITHEGAHDIDDLLDRRTRVGLVPLDRTVAEPLARRALELVGASA, from the coding sequence GTGACCCCGACCCGCATCACGCCCGGCCTGGCCGGCGCGCCGTCCGACGTCGACCTCGTCGTCGTCGGCCTCGGCGTCACCGGCGCAGGCGTCGCGCTCGACGCGGCGACCCGCGGCCTCCGGGTGCTCGCGGTGGACGCCCACGACCTGGCCTTCGGTACGTCGCGCTTCTCGTCCAAGCTGGTGCACGGCGGCCTGCGCTACCTCGCCAGCGGCCACGTCGGCATCGCCCACGAGAGCGCGGTCGAGCGCGGCATCCTGATGGAGACCACGGCCCCCCACCTCACCCGCTCGATGGCGACGCTCATCCCGCTCTCGGCCTCGGTCGACCGGCTGCACGCCACCATCGCCCGCGGCGGTCTCTTCGCCGGCGACCTGCTGCGCCGCGCCGCCCGCACGAGCGAGGGCACCCTCCCCCGGCCCCGGCGGATCGACCGCGGCGACACGCTGCGCTACGCCCCGCCGCTGCGCCACGACGGCCTGCGCGGCGGACTGCTCGGCTGGGACGGCCAGCTCGAGGACGACGCCCGCCTCGTCACCACCATCGCCCGGACCGCCGCCCAGCACGGCGCCGCCGTCCACACCCGCGCCCGGGTCCTGTCCGCGACCGGCACGCTCGTGACCCTCCGCGACGAGCTGACCGGCGCCGTACGCGACGTCCGGACCCGCATGGTCGTCAACGCCGCCGGCGTCTGGGCCGGCGACCTGGTCGACGAGATCAAGCTGCGCCCGTCGCGCGGCACCCACCTGGTGCTCCGCGCCGACACGCTCCCGGGCCTCGGGGCGGCGGTGTTCGCGCCGATCCCCGGCGAGTCCAACCGCTTCGTGCTCGTGCTGCCCCAGCCCGACGGCACGATCTACGTCGGCCTCACCGACGAGCCCGTCGAGGGACCGATCCCCGACGTGGCCGTGCCGACCGAGGTCGAGATCGGCTTCCTCCTCGACGTCGTGTCCGCGTCGTTCGAGCGACCGCTGCGCCGCTCCGACGTCGTCGGCGCGTACGCCGGGCTCCGGCCGCTGCTCGACAGCGGCGACGACCACACCGCCGACCTCTCCCGCAAGCACGCCACCGTCGTCAGCCGCACCGGGGTCGTCACCATCGTCGGCGGCAAGCTGACGACGTACCGCCAGATGGCCGAGGACGCCGTCGACGCCGCGGTCGCCCGTGCCGGCCTCGCCGCCGGCGCGTGCGTGACCCGCACCCTCCCGCTCTCCGGCGCGGCGCCCCGCGCCGAGCTCACCGCCCTCGCCGCCGCCGACGGCCGCCCCGGCTTCGCCCGGCTGGTCCGCAGGTACGGCGTCGACGCCGCCCTCGTCCTGGGTTCCGCAGCCGCCGCGACCGGCCTGTCCGACGCCGCGCTGCTCGCGCCGGCCGGCGACACCGTCCCGGTCACCCTCGCCGAGCTCGTCTTCGGCATCACCCACGAGGGCGCCCACGACATCGACGACCTCCTCGACCGGCGCACCCGGGTCGGCCTTGTCCCGCTCGATAGGACCGTTGCCGAGCCGCTGGCGCGACGGGCCCTGGAGCTCGTGGGGGCCTCTGCCTGA